The Xyrauchen texanus isolate HMW12.3.18 chromosome 28, RBS_HiC_50CHRs, whole genome shotgun sequence genome has a segment encoding these proteins:
- the LOC127621637 gene encoding rho-related GTP-binding protein RhoB-like translates to MASIRKKLVVVGDGACGKTCLLIVFSKDEFPEVYVPTVFENYVADIEVESKRVQLALWDTAGQEDYDRLRPLSYPDTDVILMCFSVESPDSLENIPEKWVPEVKHFCPNVPIILVANKKDLRSDENVRSELSRMKQEPVRTEDGRAMAARIGAHAYMECSAKTKEGVREVFETATRAALKKRSRPVSGCFKCCLLM, encoded by the coding sequence ATGGCGAGTATTCGTAAGAAGCTGGTGGTGGTTGGGGACGGGGCATGTGGAAAGACGTGTCTGTTAATTGTCTTCAGCAAAGATGAATTTCCAGAGGTTTACGTGCCCACTGTGTTTGAAAACTACGTGGCGGACATCGAAGTGGAGTCCAAGCGAGTTCAGTTGGCTTTATGGGACACAGCGGGACAGGAGGACTATGACCGCCTGCGACCTTTGTCCTATCCGGACACCGATGTTATCCTCATGTGCTTCTCGGTGGAGAGCCCGGACTCTCTTGAAAACATCCCGGAAAAGTGGGTGCCGGAGGTGAAACACTTTTGTCCTAATGTGCCCATCATTTTGGTGGCGAATAAGAAGGATTTGCGGAGCGATGAGAATGTGAGAAGTGAGCTGTCGAGAATGAAACAGGAGCCCGTGAGGACGGAGGACGGACGCGCCATGGCTGCGCGCATCGGAGCGCACGCTTACATGGAGTGTTCTGCCAAAACCAAAGAAGGGGTTCGGGAAGTCTTTGAAACCGCTACACGAGCCGCCTTAAAGAAAAGATCCAGACCGGTCTCTGGCTGTTTCAAATGTTGCCTATTGATGTGA